One window from the genome of Nicotiana sylvestris chromosome 9, ASM39365v2, whole genome shotgun sequence encodes:
- the LOC104224259 gene encoding serine/threonine-protein kinase STN7, chloroplastic isoform X2, with protein sequence MASVAIGGVVLHSHSSFLGNKLKLKPLSLSIPFKKQPNSRSRNLIIYAHGGEIFSFAHDLFVGVGVGLPCTVMECGDIIYRSTLPKSNGITVTVPGVILALGTLSYLWATPGVAPGFFDMFVLAFVERLFRPTYKKDDIVLGKKLGEGSFGAVYRVSLAKKPSSKGGDFVLKKATEYGAVEIWMNERVRRACANSCADFVYGFLENSSKKGAEYWLLWRFEGEATLADLMQSREFPYNVEALILGEVQDLPKGLDRENRIIQTIMRQLLFALDGLHSTGIVHRDIKPQNIIFSEGSRTFKIIDLGAAADLRVGINYIPKEFLLDPRYAAPEQYIMSTQTPSAPSAPVAAALSPVLWQLNLPDRFDIYSVGLIFLQMAFPGLRSDSSLIQFNRQLKRCDYDLVSWRQTVEPRASPELRKGFELLDLDGGIGWELLASMVRFKARQRISAKTALAHPYFDREGLLALSFIQNLKLQFFRATQQDYSEAANWIVQLMAKSGTEQDGGFTEAQLQELRVCFLMAYITSRGH encoded by the exons ATGGCTTCAGTTGCCATAGGTGGAGTTGTACTCCACAGCCACTCTTCATTTCTGGGCAACAAACTCAAGCTGAAGCCTTTATCTTTGTCGATACCATTCAAGAAGCAACCCAATTCAAGGTCAAGAAACTTGATAATTTACGCTCATGGAGGTGAAATATTTAGCTTTGCTCATGATCTTTTTGTTGGAGTTGGGGTAGGACTACCCTGTACTGTAATGGAGTGTGGTGATATAATATACAGAAGCACACTGCCAAAGTCAAATGGGATCACAGTGACTGTTCCTGGTGTTATTTTGGCATTGGGTACCCTGTCTTACCTCTGGGCTACTCCTGGTGTGGCCCCTGGTTTCTTCGATATGTTTGTTCTTGCCTTTGTTGAAAGATTGTTTAGACCTACCTATAAGAAG GATGATATAGTGTTGGGGAAGAAATTGGGTGAGGGATCTTTTGGTGCTGTTTATAGAGTTTCTTTGGCCAAAAAGCCATCGTCCAAG GGTGGTGATTTCGTCTTAAAAAAAGCAACTGAATATGGAGCAGTGGAAATATGGATGAATGAGCGAGTGCGTAGAGCTTGTGCAAACAGTTGTGCTGATTTTGTCTATGGGTTTCTAGAG AATTCTTCAAAGAAAGGAGCAGAGTATTGGCTCCTTTGGCGTTTCGAAGGGGAAGCTACACTTGCtgatttgatgcagagtagagaGTTTCCCTACAAT GTGGAAGCATTGATCCTTGGAGAGGTTCAAGACTTGCCCAAGGGTTTGGATAGAGAAAATAGAATCATTCAGACAATTATGAGACAGCTCCTATTTGCTTTGGATGGTCTTCACTCCACGGGGATAGTCCATAGAGATATTAAGCCTCAAAACATAATTTTCTCTGAAG GTTCTCGCACGTTCAAAATAATTGATCTTGGAGCTGCAGCGGATTTGAGAGTAGGGATCAATTATATTCCAAAAGAGTTTCTTTTAGATCCAAG ATATGCTGCACCAGAGCAATATATTATGAGTACACAAACCCCTTCTGCACCATCTGCTCCAGTTGCAGCTGCACTTTCCCCAGTTCTATGGCAG CTGAATCTCCCAGATAGATTTGACATCTACAGTGTCGGTCTCATATTCCTGCAAATG GCATTCCCAGGATTACGCAGCGACAGTAGTCTCATTCAATTCAACCGACAGCTGAAGAGATGCGACTATGATTTAGTTTCATGGAGACAGACTGTAGAGCCTCGTGCTAGCCCTGAACTTAGGAAAGGCTTCGAGTTGTTAGATTTGGATGGTGGAATAGGGTGGGAGCTATTAGCATCTATGGTTCGTTTCAAAGCACGTCAAAGAATTAGTGCAAAGACAGCTTTAGCTCATCCTTACTTTGATAGAGAAGGTCTATTGGCCCTGTCCTTCATTCAGAACCTAAAGTTGCAATTCTTCCGGGCTACACAACAAGACTATAGTGAAGCTGCAAACTGGATTGTTCAACTAATGGCAAAATCAGGAACAGAACAAGATGGCGGCTTCACTGAAGCGCAACTTCAGGAGCTCAGGGTATGTTTTCTCATGGCATATATAACTAGTCGCGGTCATTAA
- the LOC104224259 gene encoding serine/threonine-protein kinase STN7, chloroplastic isoform X1, translating to MASVAIGGVVLHSHSSFLGNKLKLKPLSLSIPFKKQPNSRSRNLIIYAHGGEIFSFAHDLFVGVGVGLPCTVMECGDIIYRSTLPKSNGITVTVPGVILALGTLSYLWATPGVAPGFFDMFVLAFVERLFRPTYKKDDIVLGKKLGEGSFGAVYRVSLAKKPSSKGGDFVLKKATEYGAVEIWMNERVRRACANSCADFVYGFLENSSKKGAEYWLLWRFEGEATLADLMQSREFPYNVEALILGEVQDLPKGLDRENRIIQTIMRQLLFALDGLHSTGIVHRDIKPQNIIFSEGSRTFKIIDLGAAADLRVGINYIPKEFLLDPRYAAPEQYIMSTQTPSAPSAPVAAALSPVLWQLNLPDRFDIYSVGLIFLQMAFPGLRSDSSLIQFNRQLKRCDYDLVSWRQTVEPRASPELRKGFELLDLDGGIGWELLASMVRFKARQRISAKTALAHPYFDREGLLALSFIQNLKLQFFRATQQDYSEAANWIVQLMAKSGTEQDGGFTEAQLQELRDIEPKKKSSTPRNALASALRLQRKILRTLNESIDELRRQKKSLWWSKWIPREE from the exons ATGGCTTCAGTTGCCATAGGTGGAGTTGTACTCCACAGCCACTCTTCATTTCTGGGCAACAAACTCAAGCTGAAGCCTTTATCTTTGTCGATACCATTCAAGAAGCAACCCAATTCAAGGTCAAGAAACTTGATAATTTACGCTCATGGAGGTGAAATATTTAGCTTTGCTCATGATCTTTTTGTTGGAGTTGGGGTAGGACTACCCTGTACTGTAATGGAGTGTGGTGATATAATATACAGAAGCACACTGCCAAAGTCAAATGGGATCACAGTGACTGTTCCTGGTGTTATTTTGGCATTGGGTACCCTGTCTTACCTCTGGGCTACTCCTGGTGTGGCCCCTGGTTTCTTCGATATGTTTGTTCTTGCCTTTGTTGAAAGATTGTTTAGACCTACCTATAAGAAG GATGATATAGTGTTGGGGAAGAAATTGGGTGAGGGATCTTTTGGTGCTGTTTATAGAGTTTCTTTGGCCAAAAAGCCATCGTCCAAG GGTGGTGATTTCGTCTTAAAAAAAGCAACTGAATATGGAGCAGTGGAAATATGGATGAATGAGCGAGTGCGTAGAGCTTGTGCAAACAGTTGTGCTGATTTTGTCTATGGGTTTCTAGAG AATTCTTCAAAGAAAGGAGCAGAGTATTGGCTCCTTTGGCGTTTCGAAGGGGAAGCTACACTTGCtgatttgatgcagagtagagaGTTTCCCTACAAT GTGGAAGCATTGATCCTTGGAGAGGTTCAAGACTTGCCCAAGGGTTTGGATAGAGAAAATAGAATCATTCAGACAATTATGAGACAGCTCCTATTTGCTTTGGATGGTCTTCACTCCACGGGGATAGTCCATAGAGATATTAAGCCTCAAAACATAATTTTCTCTGAAG GTTCTCGCACGTTCAAAATAATTGATCTTGGAGCTGCAGCGGATTTGAGAGTAGGGATCAATTATATTCCAAAAGAGTTTCTTTTAGATCCAAG ATATGCTGCACCAGAGCAATATATTATGAGTACACAAACCCCTTCTGCACCATCTGCTCCAGTTGCAGCTGCACTTTCCCCAGTTCTATGGCAG CTGAATCTCCCAGATAGATTTGACATCTACAGTGTCGGTCTCATATTCCTGCAAATG GCATTCCCAGGATTACGCAGCGACAGTAGTCTCATTCAATTCAACCGACAGCTGAAGAGATGCGACTATGATTTAGTTTCATGGAGACAGACTGTAGAGCCTCGTGCTAGCCCTGAACTTAGGAAAGGCTTCGAGTTGTTAGATTTGGATGGTGGAATAGGGTGGGAGCTATTAGCATCTATGGTTCGTTTCAAAGCACGTCAAAGAATTAGTGCAAAGACAGCTTTAGCTCATCCTTACTTTGATAGAGAAGGTCTATTGGCCCTGTCCTTCATTCAGAACCTAAAGTTGCAATTCTTCCGGGCTACACAACAAGACTATAGTGAAGCTGCAAACTGGATTGTTCAACTAATGGCAAAATCAGGAACAGAACAAGATGGCGGCTTCACTGAAGCGCAACTTCAGGAGCTCAGG GATATAGAGCCTAAGAAGAAGTCAAGCACGCCGAGGAATGCCCTTGCATCAGCTCTTCGGCTTCAAAGGAAAATTTTAAGAACCCTGAATGAGAGCATCGATGAGCTTCGCAGACAAAAGAAAAGTTTATGGTGGAGCAAATGGATTCCTAGAGAGGAGTGA